Proteins encoded within one genomic window of Tabrizicola piscis:
- a CDS encoding GNAT family N-acetyltransferase, whose product MTAEDSPYILRLATTANDLTAAQRLRYEVFVVELGGTGPLVDHAARLERDAFDPFFDHLVLVDRRRDPAGLDHVIGAYRVLPGDRRAAAGQFYSESEYDLTPLLASGRRLLELGRSCVHADHRGGTAMFHLWNGLADYVLDRGIEVLFGVASFHGTDIAALAAPLSWLHHHHLAPPDMRVRARPPHRQEMDLIPADRLDRKSAMAATPALIKAYLRLGGFVGDGAFVDRAFNTTDVCLVMDTIQMSARHREFYLRKAGAA is encoded by the coding sequence ATGACAGCCGAAGACTCACCCTACATCTTACGTCTGGCCACCACGGCCAATGACCTGACCGCAGCCCAACGCCTGCGGTATGAGGTGTTCGTGGTCGAGCTCGGCGGCACTGGCCCGCTGGTCGATCACGCCGCGCGGCTGGAGCGGGACGCCTTCGATCCCTTCTTCGATCATCTGGTGCTGGTGGACCGCCGCCGCGATCCGGCAGGGCTTGACCATGTGATCGGTGCCTACCGCGTCTTGCCCGGGGATCGTCGGGCCGCGGCCGGGCAGTTCTACTCCGAAAGCGAATATGACCTGACCCCGCTTCTTGCCTCGGGTCGCCGTCTTCTGGAACTGGGTCGGTCCTGCGTTCATGCCGACCACCGGGGCGGAACGGCCATGTTCCACTTGTGGAACGGGCTGGCGGACTATGTGCTGGACCGGGGGATCGAGGTTCTGTTCGGCGTCGCCAGCTTTCATGGCACCGACATCGCAGCCTTGGCCGCGCCGCTGTCGTGGCTGCACCACCACCACCTTGCGCCCCCTGACATGCGGGTCCGCGCCCGCCCGCCGCATCGGCAAGAGATGGACCTGATCCCGGCGGACCGGCTGGACCGCAAATCGGCCATGGCCGCGACGCCCGCGCTGATCAAGGCCTACCTGCGCCTTGGCGGCTTTGTCGGCGATGGCGCCTTTGTCGACCGGGCCTTCAACACCACCGATGTCTGTCTGGTCATGGACACCATCCAGATGTCGGCCCGCCACCGGGAATTCTATCTGCGCAAGGCAGGCGCGGCATGA
- a CDS encoding DUF3553 domain-containing protein, with amino-acid sequence MSALLEPGMLVRHPDQADWGLGQVQSVVGARVTVNFEHAGKVVIDSNRISLVRDFGPVRP; translated from the coding sequence ATGTCGGCACTTCTGGAACCGGGAATGCTGGTACGCCACCCGGATCAGGCGGATTGGGGCCTTGGTCAGGTCCAGTCGGTCGTCGGGGCCCGGGTAACGGTCAACTTCGAACATGCCGGAAAGGTGGTGATTGACAGCAATCGCATCTCCCTTGTTCGTGACTTTGGGCCTGTGCGACCATAG
- a CDS encoding histidine phosphotransferase family protein, which produces MQDKPDLAALIASRICHDLISPIGAIGNGVELLAMDGGTQRPEMALISESVSNANARIRFFRISFGAATGDQRIARSEVMSVLTDLTRGGRVSYAWTSVADLPRREVRLAFLLLQCVETALAYGGKVAVVRDDMGWTIQAEAARLRIDSALWEVLTEPRAPADIGAGQVHFALVPEELARQGRRLVTSIGETSIRLTF; this is translated from the coding sequence ATGCAAGACAAGCCCGACCTCGCCGCCCTGATCGCCTCGCGCATTTGCCATGACCTTATCAGCCCGATTGGCGCCATCGGCAATGGGGTGGAACTGCTGGCGATGGATGGTGGCACGCAGCGGCCCGAGATGGCGCTGATTTCGGAAAGCGTGTCCAACGCGAATGCCCGGATCCGGTTCTTCCGGATCAGCTTTGGCGCGGCCACGGGCGACCAGCGGATTGCCCGCTCCGAGGTCATGTCGGTGCTGACAGACCTCACCCGCGGGGGACGGGTCAGCTATGCCTGGACCAGCGTGGCCGACCTGCCCCGGCGCGAAGTGCGGCTGGCCTTCCTGTTGCTGCAATGCGTGGAAACCGCGCTGGCCTATGGCGGCAAGGTCGCGGTCGTGCGGGACGATATGGGCTGGACGATTCAGGCGGAGGCTGCCCGCCTGCGGATTGATTCCGCCCTTTGGGAAGTGCTGACCGAGCCGCGCGCACCGGCCGATATCGGCGCGGGCCAGGTGCATTTCGCGCTGGTGCCAGAGGAACTGGCCCGGCAGGGCCGCCGCCTGGTCACGTCGATCGGCGAGACGTCGATCAGACTTACGTTCTGA
- a CDS encoding glutamate-5-semialdehyde dehydrogenase, which translates to MDGQFTDLMAEIGAKARAAAAELAYAGSERKATALIAAADAVWQRRDAILDANTLDLDAGEQKGLSPAMLDRLRLDTNRLRGIVDALRQIAEQRDPVGRVLAEWDRPNGLHIQRVATPLGVIGVIYESRPNVTADAGALCLKAGNAVILRGGSESFETSTAIHACMVAGLKSANLPEAAIQFIPTRDRDMVTAMLQATEYIDVIVPRGGKGLVGLVQREARVPVFAHLEGICHVYADRDADLEKARAVVVNAKTRRTGICGSAECLLIDWQFYTKHGAVLIEDLLKAGVEVRTEGELLKVPGTVKAQPDDFGREFLDMIIAAKLVDGVDEAIAHIRRYGSQHTESILTENDATAARFFERLDSAILMRNASTQFADGGEFGMGGEIGIATGKLHARGPVGAEQLTSFKYLVTGNGTIRT; encoded by the coding sequence ATGGACGGACAGTTCACTGACCTGATGGCCGAGATCGGCGCCAAGGCCCGCGCGGCGGCGGCAGAACTGGCCTATGCCGGCTCCGAACGCAAGGCCACCGCCCTGATCGCCGCTGCCGATGCCGTCTGGCAACGGCGCGATGCCATCCTTGACGCCAACACGCTTGACCTTGATGCAGGCGAGCAAAAGGGCCTCAGCCCCGCCATGCTCGACCGTCTGCGCCTTGATACCAACCGGCTGCGCGGCATCGTCGACGCCTTGCGCCAGATCGCCGAACAGCGTGATCCGGTGGGCCGGGTCCTGGCCGAATGGGACCGCCCGAACGGCCTGCACATCCAGCGCGTGGCCACCCCGTTAGGCGTGATCGGCGTGATCTACGAATCGCGCCCGAACGTCACCGCCGATGCCGGTGCCCTCTGCCTCAAGGCGGGCAACGCCGTGATCCTGCGCGGCGGCAGCGAAAGCTTCGAGACGTCGACCGCCATCCATGCCTGCATGGTCGCGGGCCTGAAGTCCGCCAACCTGCCCGAAGCCGCAATCCAGTTCATCCCCACCCGCGACCGGGACATGGTCACCGCCATGCTGCAGGCGACCGAATATATCGACGTGATCGTCCCCCGGGGCGGCAAGGGCCTTGTCGGCCTCGTCCAGCGTGAGGCGCGCGTGCCGGTCTTTGCCCATCTCGAAGGCATCTGCCACGTCTACGCCGACCGCGACGCCGACCTGGAAAAAGCCCGCGCCGTCGTCGTGAACGCCAAGACCCGCCGCACTGGCATCTGTGGTTCGGCAGAATGCCTGCTGATCGACTGGCAGTTCTACACCAAGCATGGCGCCGTGCTGATCGAGGATCTCCTGAAAGCCGGGGTCGAGGTCCGGACGGAAGGTGAGCTTCTCAAGGTCCCCGGCACCGTCAAGGCCCAACCCGATGATTTCGGACGTGAATTTCTGGATATGATCATCGCCGCCAAGCTGGTCGACGGGGTGGATGAGGCCATCGCCCACATCCGCCGCTATGGCAGCCAGCACACCGAAAGCATCCTGACCGAAAACGACGCCACCGCCGCCCGGTTCTTTGAACGGCTGGACAGCGCCATCCTGATGCGCAACGCCTCGACCCAGTTTGCCGATGGCGGCGAATTCGGGATGGGGGGGGAGATCGGCATCGCCACCGGCAAGCTGCATGCGCGGGGGCCGGTGGGGGCGGAGCAGCTGACCAGCTTCAAATATCTCGTCACCGGCAACGGTACGATCAGAACGTAA
- the proB gene encoding glutamate 5-kinase, with protein sequence MATLTRDPKTAAPDIRTAKRLVVKIGSALLVDRKTGLNQSWLSALALDVVEAKARGTDVVLVSSGSIALGRKVLGLPDGVLTLEQSQAAAAVGQIRLARAYEEALAPHGITTGQILVTLEDTEDRRRYLNSRATMETLLGLGVVPIVNENDTVATDEIRYGDNDRLAAQIAVTAGADQLVLLSDVDGFYTANPKEDPTATRFDVVDTITPDIEAMAGDPISGLSKGGMKTKLLAAKTAVAGGCAMAIMEGSMLRPLKALAEGAARTWFVAQGDPQLARKRWINAMKPRGELVLDAGAVTALRAGKSLLPAGVTRVTGTFGRGEPVSILSPDGVVLGKGLVRYTAVEAKLIAGHRSSEIAAILGYQGRAALVHRDDMVM encoded by the coding sequence ATGGCAACCCTGACCCGAGACCCGAAGACGGCTGCTCCCGACATCCGCACGGCAAAACGACTGGTGGTCAAGATCGGCTCGGCCCTTCTGGTTGATCGCAAGACTGGGCTCAATCAGTCTTGGCTCTCCGCCCTTGCGCTTGACGTAGTCGAGGCGAAGGCGCGCGGCACGGATGTCGTCCTTGTCTCCTCCGGCTCCATCGCGCTGGGTCGCAAGGTGCTGGGCTTGCCCGATGGGGTGCTGACGCTGGAACAGTCCCAAGCCGCCGCCGCGGTGGGTCAGATCCGCCTTGCCCGCGCCTATGAGGAAGCGCTTGCCCCCCACGGCATCACCACCGGCCAGATCCTCGTGACGCTGGAGGATACCGAAGACCGCCGCCGCTATCTGAACAGCCGCGCCACGATGGAAACGCTGCTGGGCCTTGGCGTCGTGCCGATCGTGAACGAGAATGACACCGTCGCCACCGACGAAATCCGTTACGGCGACAACGACCGGCTTGCTGCCCAGATTGCGGTGACTGCCGGGGCGGATCAGCTGGTGCTGCTGTCGGACGTGGATGGCTTTTACACCGCCAATCCCAAGGAAGACCCGACCGCCACCCGGTTTGACGTGGTGGACACCATCACCCCGGACATTGAGGCGATGGCGGGCGATCCGATCTCCGGCCTGTCCAAGGGTGGCATGAAGACCAAGCTTCTGGCCGCCAAGACCGCCGTCGCCGGGGGCTGCGCCATGGCGATCATGGAAGGCTCCATGCTGCGCCCGCTGAAGGCCCTGGCCGAAGGGGCGGCGCGCACCTGGTTCGTGGCGCAAGGCGATCCGCAACTGGCGCGCAAGCGCTGGATCAACGCGATGAAGCCCAGGGGCGAACTTGTGCTGGACGCCGGGGCCGTCACGGCACTGCGCGCGGGCAAAAGCCTGCTTCCCGCCGGGGTAACCCGGGTGACCGGCACGTTCGGCCGGGGGGAACCCGTGTCGATCCTGTCGCCGGACGGGGTGGTTCTGGGCAAGGGCCTTGTGCGCTATACTGCGGTTGAGGCAAAGCTGATCGCCGGGCACCGGTCCAGCGAAATCGCGGCAATCCTTGGCTATCAGGGCCGTGCGGCGCTGGTGCATCGGGATGACATGGTGATGTAG
- the obgE gene encoding GTPase ObgE: protein MKFLDLARVYIRSGGGGAGCVSFRREKFVEFGGPDGGDGGNGGNVWAEAVEGLNTLIDYRYQQHFFAKSGQPGMGSQKTGKTADDVVLKVPLGTEILDEDEETVIADLVNPGDRVLLARGGNGGWGNLRFKSSTNRAPARANPGQDGVERTIWLRLKLIADAGLVGLPNAGKSTFLAAVSNARPKIADYPFTTLVPNLGVVGVDGHEFVMADIPGLIEGASEGRGLGTQFLAHVERCKVLLHLVDGTSSTITADYRTIVTELEAYSDVLGDKPRILALNKTDAMDAKQISDRRRALEKASGGTVHVISGVSGKGLTDVLRVLYARINPPEEKVTEGQPWQP, encoded by the coding sequence ATGAAATTCCTCGATCTCGCCCGCGTTTACATCCGCTCTGGCGGCGGTGGGGCGGGCTGCGTCTCGTTCCGGCGCGAGAAGTTCGTCGAATTCGGCGGCCCTGACGGCGGTGACGGCGGCAATGGCGGCAACGTCTGGGCCGAGGCGGTCGAGGGGCTGAACACCCTCATCGACTACCGCTACCAGCAGCATTTCTTCGCCAAGTCCGGCCAGCCCGGCATGGGCAGCCAGAAAACCGGCAAGACTGCCGATGACGTGGTCCTGAAAGTCCCCTTGGGGACCGAGATTCTGGACGAGGACGAAGAAACCGTGATCGCCGATCTGGTGAACCCCGGCGACCGGGTGCTTCTCGCGCGGGGCGGCAATGGCGGCTGGGGCAACCTGCGCTTCAAATCCTCGACCAACCGCGCGCCAGCCCGTGCCAATCCGGGTCAGGACGGGGTTGAACGCACGATCTGGCTGCGTCTCAAGCTGATCGCTGACGCAGGCCTTGTCGGGCTTCCCAATGCCGGCAAATCCACCTTCCTCGCCGCGGTGTCAAACGCCCGGCCAAAGATCGCCGATTACCCGTTTACCACGCTCGTCCCCAACCTTGGCGTCGTCGGCGTCGATGGCCATGAATTCGTCATGGCCGACATCCCCGGCCTGATCGAAGGCGCCTCCGAAGGGCGCGGCCTTGGCACCCAGTTCCTGGCCCATGTCGAACGCTGCAAGGTGCTTTTGCACCTTGTCGACGGGACGTCCTCCACAATCACGGCCGATTACCGCACCATCGTCACGGAGCTTGAGGCCTATTCCGATGTCCTTGGCGACAAGCCCCGCATTCTGGCCCTGAACAAGACCGATGCGATGGATGCCAAACAGATCAGCGACCGCCGCCGCGCGCTGGAAAAAGCCAGCGGCGGGACCGTGCATGTCATCTCGGGCGTCTCTGGCAAGGGCCTGACCGATGTGCTGCGCGTGCTCTATGCCCGGATCAACCCGCCCGAGGAAAAGGTGACAGAGGGCCAGCCATGGCAACCCTGA
- a CDS encoding GNAT family N-acetyltransferase, producing the protein MILEKLVPRAEIATDRLTLRPVRRSDVGLFALYAGDKRVAEATQGIPHPLPPGTAEAFVARAMASGGDEDIWVMDGTRAALPEVLGVISLKKMDRGQSEVAFWVAPAFWNHGIASEAVGALVAANPQGNCTLFAEAFQDNPGSARVLTNAGFQYLGDAESFSVARGTTAPTWTYIRKLG; encoded by the coding sequence ATGATCCTTGAAAAGCTCGTCCCCAGGGCGGAAATCGCCACCGACCGGCTGACGCTGCGCCCAGTGCGCCGGTCCGACGTCGGTCTCTTCGCGCTTTACGCTGGCGACAAGCGCGTGGCCGAGGCGACGCAAGGCATCCCCCACCCGCTGCCACCCGGCACGGCTGAGGCGTTTGTCGCCCGCGCCATGGCGTCCGGCGGGGATGAGGATATCTGGGTCATGGACGGCACCCGCGCCGCCCTGCCCGAAGTTCTGGGTGTCATCAGCCTCAAGAAGATGGACCGCGGTCAGTCCGAGGTTGCCTTCTGGGTCGCCCCGGCCTTCTGGAACCACGGCATCGCCTCCGAAGCAGTCGGCGCGCTCGTCGCGGCCAACCCGCAAGGCAACTGCACCCTCTTTGCCGAGGCGTTTCAGGACAACCCCGGCTCTGCCCGGGTCCTGACCAATGCCGGTTTCCAGTATCTGGGCGATGCCGAAAGCTTCTCAGTCGCGCGTGGGACCACTGCGCCAACCTGGACCTACATCCGCAAACTGGGATAG
- the rpmA gene encoding 50S ribosomal protein L27: MAHKKAGGSSRNGRDSAGRRLGVKLFGGQAAIPGNIICRQRGTTWFPGEGVGMGTDHTIFAKVEGRVTFKKGMKGRTFISVIPAQEAAE, translated from the coding sequence ATGGCACACAAGAAAGCAGGCGGTTCGTCCCGCAACGGTCGCGACAGCGCCGGTCGTCGCCTGGGCGTCAAGCTCTTCGGCGGTCAGGCTGCCATTCCCGGCAACATCATCTGCCGCCAGCGCGGGACCACCTGGTTTCCCGGCGAAGGCGTCGGCATGGGCACCGATCACACCATCTTCGCCAAGGTGGAAGGCCGCGTGACCTTCAAGAAGGGCATGAAAGGCCGCACCTTCATTTCGGTTATTCCTGCCCAGGAAGCAGCCGAGTAA
- a CDS encoding DUF2059 domain-containing protein, producing the protein MLLTRLLLVATLGLATPAVVPAVAQTTDATTPATASIVALGQALQLDALFAVLREEGIAYGQTLEDEMFPGGGGPQWASAVAKIYDAAALQTQFEAALQTELGDDPETLSTILAFFTSDLGKRVVGLEIEARRAFLDTATEEAARVAADNRFGARDPIVPLLRRFIEAGDLIEMNVAGSLSGNLAFMTGMTESGVYGDAMPQDQLMSDVWAQEDQIRDDTSAWLYAYLGLAYAPLAESDLQAYIEFMETPAGQRLNAALFTAFSEVFTGVSRDLGHAAGVAMLGTDI; encoded by the coding sequence ATGTTGCTGACCCGCCTTCTTCTTGTCGCCACGCTTGGGCTTGCGACCCCGGCCGTCGTTCCGGCCGTGGCCCAGACCACCGATGCCACGACCCCGGCCACGGCGTCGATCGTTGCGCTGGGGCAGGCGCTGCAGCTTGACGCGCTCTTTGCGGTCCTGCGCGAAGAAGGCATCGCCTATGGACAGACGCTTGAGGACGAGATGTTTCCAGGCGGCGGTGGACCACAATGGGCCAGCGCGGTCGCCAAGATCTATGATGCCGCGGCGCTCCAGACCCAGTTTGAGGCTGCTCTTCAAACTGAACTTGGTGACGATCCCGAAACCCTGTCCACGATCCTGGCGTTTTTCACCTCCGATCTGGGCAAGCGTGTCGTCGGGCTTGAGATCGAGGCCCGGCGCGCCTTCCTTGACACCGCAACGGAAGAGGCTGCCCGTGTCGCTGCCGACAACCGCTTTGGCGCGCGCGATCCCATCGTTCCCTTGCTGCGCCGTTTCATAGAGGCGGGTGATCTGATCGAAATGAACGTGGCCGGCTCTTTGTCGGGCAATCTCGCTTTCATGACCGGCATGACTGAATCTGGTGTCTACGGCGATGCCATGCCCCAAGACCAGCTCATGTCGGATGTCTGGGCGCAGGAAGACCAGATCCGCGATGACACCAGCGCCTGGCTTTACGCCTATCTTGGCCTTGCCTATGCCCCGCTGGCCGAATCCGACCTGCAAGCCTACATCGAGTTCATGGAAACCCCCGCTGGCCAGCGCCTGAACGCCGCCCTGTTCACCGCCTTCAGCGAGGTGTTTACCGGCGTGTCGCGTGACCTTGGCCACGCCGCCGGTGTTGCCATGCTGGGCACGGATATCTGA
- a CDS encoding vWA domain-containing protein, translating into MTTEGHTRRAARALAHLGEVDPALAVLGLWCRHRDGDGMTRTAGEVITYSPDFTILGLPEQVGLVAHHILHVALRHSARQAALQERLGDSFDPTLFGLAADGIINDTLILAGHAIPRPAVTLTDLLAQAGLPEPTPIAALEKWDADRLAMALHSDPKRAQRLRDWAKSRGFAEDLAAGDLQDDAKPQSASDWRNQMLRAMEAGRKAGQGIGRLGAILADLAPAATPWEVHLRRLLALALTDRPQTSWRRPSGAWVARMAEAERHGSPAPVYEPGRQRQTHRPRIVIGLDTSSSIDPQTLRLFTAEAEAITRRTGAEAHLLLFDEVVFDTLRLDPDGWSALGSTPLRTGGGTDYHDLFARAVQLRPSALVVLTDLDAPLPPPPGIPLIWAVPRDCPTPDHGRVIRIGEI; encoded by the coding sequence GTGACGACTGAGGGTCACACCCGCCGCGCCGCCCGCGCGCTTGCCCATCTGGGTGAGGTTGACCCCGCCCTTGCCGTCCTTGGCCTTTGGTGCCGCCACCGCGACGGCGACGGCATGACCCGAACGGCGGGCGAGGTCATCACTTACAGCCCCGATTTCACCATCCTCGGCTTGCCCGAACAGGTCGGCCTCGTCGCCCACCACATCCTGCATGTCGCGCTGCGCCACTCGGCCCGGCAGGCGGCCCTGCAGGAACGGCTGGGCGACAGCTTTGATCCCACTCTGTTCGGCCTTGCCGCCGATGGCATCATCAACGACACGCTGATCCTTGCCGGTCACGCCATCCCGCGCCCCGCCGTAACCCTGACCGACCTTCTCGCCCAAGCCGGCCTGCCCGAACCCACCCCGATCGCAGCCCTTGAGAAATGGGACGCCGACCGCCTCGCCATGGCGTTGCACAGCGACCCCAAGCGCGCGCAGCGCTTGCGGGACTGGGCCAAGTCACGCGGCTTTGCCGAGGACCTCGCTGCCGGGGACCTGCAGGACGACGCCAAACCGCAATCCGCCTCTGACTGGCGCAACCAGATGCTGCGCGCGATGGAGGCGGGGCGCAAGGCCGGGCAAGGCATCGGCCGCCTTGGCGCCATTCTTGCCGACCTCGCCCCCGCCGCCACCCCGTGGGAAGTGCACCTGCGCCGCCTTCTTGCCCTTGCCCTGACCGACCGCCCCCAGACCAGCTGGCGCCGCCCCTCCGGCGCCTGGGTCGCCCGCATGGCCGAGGCCGAGCGTCATGGTAGCCCCGCGCCGGTCTATGAACCGGGCCGCCAGCGCCAGACCCACCGCCCGCGCATCGTGATCGGCCTCGACACGTCTTCGTCCATCGACCCGCAAACCTTGCGCCTTTTCACGGCCGAGGCTGAGGCCATCACCCGCCGCACCGGGGCCGAGGCGCATCTGCTGCTGTTTGACGAGGTGGTTTTCGACACCCTTCGGCTGGATCCGGACGGTTGGTCCGCACTGGGCAGCACCCCGCTGCGCACAGGTGGCGGCACCGACTATCATGACCTTTTCGCCCGCGCTGTTCAGCTGCGCCCCTCAGCCCTTGTCGTCCTGACCGACCTTGACGCCCCCCTGCCGCCGCCCCCCGGCATTCCGCTGATCTGGGCCGTCCCCCGCGATTGCCCCACGCCCGACCATGGCCGCGTGATCCGGATCGGGGAAATCTGA
- a CDS encoding AAA family ATPase has product MTVNATTVSAGEALRVLQAAWDAQAAGALTASWMLHGRPGVGKTEVVQTLATRIGAELYDLRLTTIEPQDLRGLPYFDHATAKTVWYRPEDLPDTDAPAILFLDELTSAAPSLQPTVYGLLQERRVGRHVLPANVLIVAAGNQVEDGAIAYDMGTALSDRLVHMIVQASADDWLKHYALPAGIHPTVAAFIRTRPDLLETTEDALRRGQMIACTPRSWTRVSRIMAAVPDRALRRVMIAGTVGSAPAAEFALLADEISATVQIDTMLSTPRADRAGLYPTTLHGLTALVYGLVGAVTRDSLPAAIEILADLRLQGGQAKGLPVGDLATFGFELLIGRALERGWADAFATSDAYADYAAERQAAGLP; this is encoded by the coding sequence ATGACCGTCAACGCCACTACAGTTTCCGCTGGTGAGGCGCTGCGCGTCCTGCAAGCCGCCTGGGACGCGCAGGCCGCCGGTGCGCTGACCGCCTCCTGGATGCTGCATGGCCGCCCCGGCGTCGGCAAGACCGAGGTGGTGCAGACCCTCGCCACCCGTATCGGCGCGGAACTCTATGACCTGCGCCTGACGACGATCGAACCGCAGGACCTGCGCGGTCTGCCCTATTTCGACCATGCCACCGCGAAAACCGTCTGGTACCGCCCCGAAGACTTGCCCGACACCGACGCCCCCGCGATCCTGTTTCTGGACGAACTGACCTCTGCCGCGCCCTCGTTGCAGCCCACCGTCTACGGCCTTTTGCAGGAACGCCGCGTCGGACGGCATGTGCTGCCCGCCAATGTGCTGATCGTGGCGGCAGGCAACCAGGTTGAGGATGGGGCGATTGCCTATGACATGGGCACCGCGCTCAGCGACCGGCTGGTCCACATGATCGTGCAGGCCTCGGCCGACGACTGGCTGAAGCACTACGCGCTGCCCGCAGGTATCCACCCCACGGTGGCCGCCTTCATCCGCACCCGGCCCGACCTTCTGGAGACGACCGAAGACGCCCTCCGCCGTGGCCAGATGATCGCCTGCACGCCCCGCAGCTGGACTCGCGTCAGCCGCATCATGGCCGCCGTGCCGGACCGCGCCCTGCGTCGGGTGATGATCGCGGGCACCGTGGGCAGCGCCCCCGCCGCCGAATTCGCCCTGCTTGCGGACGAGATTTCCGCGACCGTCCAGATCGACACCATGCTGTCCACCCCCCGTGCCGACCGTGCCGGCCTTTATCCCACCACGCTGCACGGCCTGACTGCGCTGGTCTACGGCCTTGTCGGCGCGGTCACCCGGGACAGCCTTCCCGCCGCCATCGAAATCCTCGCCGATCTGCGCTTGCAGGGGGGGCAGGCGAAAGGCCTTCCCGTTGGCGACCTTGCCACCTTCGGCTTTGAACTCCTCATCGGTCGCGCGCTGGAACGGGGCTGGGCCGACGCCTTCGCCACCTCGGACGCCTACGCCGACTATGCCGCCGAACGTCAGGCGGCGGGCCTGCCGTGA
- a CDS encoding carbohydrate ABC transporter permease, with the protein MMRVLALLALAGFILLPLAQAILLSFTATLGGEGVARGTFGLMNYTAVLATPELRAAMLNSAIYVFLNVSLCIAVALPAAYALARYSFMGDRHFLLAILVFRVTPPVVLSLPIFILFAELGLVNSPVGIALVHCLFNLPVAIWILESFIRAVPRELDETAFIDGHTGPAFFFRHLMPAIAPGIGVAAFFCFIFSWVEVVFARILTVTGGKPITMAIQAMFTFQTNIGMVMAMTCLSLLPGLAMIWFVRNHIARGFTLRA; encoded by the coding sequence ATGATGCGCGTCCTTGCCCTACTGGCGCTGGCCGGGTTCATCCTTTTGCCGCTGGCGCAGGCGATCCTCCTCAGCTTCACCGCCACGCTGGGGGGTGAGGGGGTCGCGCGGGGGACATTTGGCCTGATGAACTACACCGCCGTTCTTGCCACGCCGGAACTGCGCGCAGCCATGCTGAATTCGGCGATCTATGTCTTTCTCAACGTCTCGCTCTGCATCGCCGTGGCGCTGCCCGCCGCCTATGCCCTTGCGCGCTACAGCTTCATGGGCGATCGGCATTTTCTGCTGGCGATCCTTGTGTTCCGCGTGACGCCGCCGGTTGTCCTGTCCCTGCCGATCTTCATCCTGTTTGCCGAGCTTGGGCTGGTAAACTCCCCCGTCGGGATTGCGCTGGTGCACTGCCTGTTCAACCTGCCGGTGGCGATCTGGATCCTTGAAAGCTTCATCCGCGCCGTCCCGCGTGAGTTGGACGAAACCGCGTTCATCGACGGCCACACCGGCCCGGCCTTCTTCTTTCGCCACCTCATGCCGGCAATTGCGCCGGGGATCGGCGTCGCCGCCTTCTTCTGCTTCATCTTCTCTTGGGTCGAGGTGGTTTTTGCCCGCATCCTGACCGTGACGGGCGGCAAGCCGATCACCATGGCGATCCAGGCGATGTTCACTTTCCAGACCAACATCGGCATGGTGATGGCGATGACCTGCCTGTCGCTGCTGCCGGGGCTGGCGATGATTTGGTTCGTCCGCAACCACATCGCCCGCGGCTTCACGCTGCGCGCATGA